In the Quercus lobata isolate SW786 chromosome 5, ValleyOak3.0 Primary Assembly, whole genome shotgun sequence genome, one interval contains:
- the LOC115988962 gene encoding tubby-like protein 8 isoform X2, translated as MAMMSVCKKSSMPRQSSYNSLYVNPLNDQLKHNRSCSEGGTRTPDIIFTTDDIDNIDKENDEPNTNTNRKHKQNANGFAFSSSISNHINKSLSTNTRVLVNLKPSSLQFCMQMNEPDKAFFPSKVWEPPESENSSSLNIWDYSDSEAAPASSWSTLPNRSLLCRPLPLDIGRCTCVIVKEEASPEGLHRGTLYSLYTNEGQGRQDRKLAVAHHKRYNGKSEFTIAQNTKGIVPDSDDNFIGVVTSNLIGSKYHIWNQGRRLNSQTMQSKSLLAVVRFMPTVATCTGSYRSMMAYIPKQQFMQLKNANQVQHIYGLPKDWEGKVDHVHELFSRVPNYSKISKQYELDYRDRGRAGLRIQSSVKNFQLTLEENGKQSILQLGRVGKSKYVMDYRYPLTGFQAFCICLASIDTKLCCIV; from the exons ATGGCAATGATGAGCGTATGCAAGAAATCCTCAATGCCAAGGCAATCCTCGTACAACTCCCTCTATGTCAACCCTCTCAATGACCAACTCAAACACAACCGTAGCTGCAGCGAAGGAGGTACCAGAACCCCAGACATCATATTCACTACTGACGACATTGACAACATTGACAAAGAGAACGATGAGCCCAACACTAACACTAACAGGAAGCACAAACAAAATGCAAATGGTTTTGctttctcttcttctatttCTAATCATATCAACAAATCTTTATCTACCAACACCAGGGTCTTGGTGAACTTGAAGCCTTCTTCGCTTCAGTTTTGCATGCAAATGAATGAGCCCGACAAGGCCTTTTTCCCCTCTAAGGTTTGGGAACCCCCTGAGTCCGAGAATTCCAGTTCTTTGAATATTTGGGACTATTCCGATTCCGAAGCTGCTCCGGCTTCTTCTTGGTCTACACTGCCTAATAG GTCCTTGTTGTGTAGGCCATTGCCTCTGGATATCGGAAGGTGTACTTGTGTAATTGTGAAAGAAGAAGCTTCTCCAGAGGGACTTCATCGGGGTACTCTATACTCTCTTTATACCAAT GAAGGTCAGGGACGACAGGATCGGAAACTAGCTGTTGCTCACCACAAGCGGTACAATGGAAAGTCTGAGTTTACAATAGCTCAGAATACAAAAGGAATAGTGCCTGATTCAGATGATAATTTTATTGGGGTTGTAACATCTAACCTCATTGGTTCTAAATATCATATTTGGAATCAG GGGAGACGCCTCAATTCCCAAACTATGCAATCTAAATCACTTCTGGCTGTTGTCAG ATTCATGCCTACAGTAGCCACATGTACAGGAAGTTATAGAAGCATGATGGCATACATACCCAAGCAACAATTTATGCAGTTAAAGAATGCAAACCAG GTACAACACATTTATGGACTGCCAAAGGACTGGGAGGGAAAAGTAGACCATGTTCATGAGCTATTCTCAAGAGTTCCGAATTACAGCAAA ATTTCAAAGCAATATGAGCTAGATTACAGAGACAGAGGAAGGGCTGGACTTAGAATCCAAAGTTCTGTAAAAAATTTCCAACTGACTTTGGAG GAGAATGGAAAACAGTCAATTTTGCAGCTTGGAAGGGTGGGGAAATCAAAGTATGTAATGGATTACAG ATATCCTTTGACAGGTTTCCAAGCATTTTGCATATGTTTGGCTTCTATTGATACAAAGCTCTGTTGCATTGTGTAA
- the LOC115988962 gene encoding tubby-like protein 8 isoform X1, which produces MAMMSVCKKSSMPRQSSYNSLYVNPLNDQLKHNRSCSEGGTRTPDIIFTTDDIDNIDKENDEPNTNTNRKHKQNANGFAFSSSISNHINKSLSTNTRVLVNLKPSSLQFCMQMNEPDKAFFPSKVWEPPESENSSSLNIWDYSDSEAAPASSWSTLPNRSLLCRPLPLDIGRCTCVIVKEEASPEGLHRGTLYSLYTNEGQGRQDRKLAVAHHKRYNGKSEFTIAQNTKGIVPDSDDNFIGGRRLNSQTMQSKSLLAVVRFMPTVATCTGSYRSMMAYIPKQQFMQLKNANQVQHIYGLPKDWEGKVDHVHELFSRVPNYSKISKQYELDYRDRGRAGLRIQSSVKNFQLTLEENGKQSILQLGRVGKSKYVMDYRYPLTGFQAFCICLASIDTKLCCIV; this is translated from the exons ATGGCAATGATGAGCGTATGCAAGAAATCCTCAATGCCAAGGCAATCCTCGTACAACTCCCTCTATGTCAACCCTCTCAATGACCAACTCAAACACAACCGTAGCTGCAGCGAAGGAGGTACCAGAACCCCAGACATCATATTCACTACTGACGACATTGACAACATTGACAAAGAGAACGATGAGCCCAACACTAACACTAACAGGAAGCACAAACAAAATGCAAATGGTTTTGctttctcttcttctatttCTAATCATATCAACAAATCTTTATCTACCAACACCAGGGTCTTGGTGAACTTGAAGCCTTCTTCGCTTCAGTTTTGCATGCAAATGAATGAGCCCGACAAGGCCTTTTTCCCCTCTAAGGTTTGGGAACCCCCTGAGTCCGAGAATTCCAGTTCTTTGAATATTTGGGACTATTCCGATTCCGAAGCTGCTCCGGCTTCTTCTTGGTCTACACTGCCTAATAG GTCCTTGTTGTGTAGGCCATTGCCTCTGGATATCGGAAGGTGTACTTGTGTAATTGTGAAAGAAGAAGCTTCTCCAGAGGGACTTCATCGGGGTACTCTATACTCTCTTTATACCAAT GAAGGTCAGGGACGACAGGATCGGAAACTAGCTGTTGCTCACCACAAGCGGTACAATGGAAAGTCTGAGTTTACAATAGCTCAGAATACAAAAGGAATAGTGCCTGATTCAGATGATAATTTTATTGGG GGGAGACGCCTCAATTCCCAAACTATGCAATCTAAATCACTTCTGGCTGTTGTCAG ATTCATGCCTACAGTAGCCACATGTACAGGAAGTTATAGAAGCATGATGGCATACATACCCAAGCAACAATTTATGCAGTTAAAGAATGCAAACCAG GTACAACACATTTATGGACTGCCAAAGGACTGGGAGGGAAAAGTAGACCATGTTCATGAGCTATTCTCAAGAGTTCCGAATTACAGCAAA ATTTCAAAGCAATATGAGCTAGATTACAGAGACAGAGGAAGGGCTGGACTTAGAATCCAAAGTTCTGTAAAAAATTTCCAACTGACTTTGGAG GAGAATGGAAAACAGTCAATTTTGCAGCTTGGAAGGGTGGGGAAATCAAAGTATGTAATGGATTACAG ATATCCTTTGACAGGTTTCCAAGCATTTTGCATATGTTTGGCTTCTATTGATACAAAGCTCTGTTGCATTGTGTAA
- the LOC115990423 gene encoding uncharacterized protein LOC115990423 — protein sequence MAQINALHQSGITEEDKIINAKALYLEKHKKPFLLDHCWLMLKDQPKFADLNNARSRSSVPPTSEAISISEGDCGSGLGDTSNFERPIGRKAEKAIRKNKATGKDVGEYLNKKLKLIEDVASMNHFLFRKFLLVDSNEDEIIKELVMEASQPKRCRRSIQRNHLVGHERLFLDYFAPTPIYPPALFRRRFRMKRSLFLRIQSQVEAHDSYFVQKRNSTNKLGLSSLQKVTAALRMLAYGVSSDLIDEYVRIRETTALKSFKKFVTAVIDVFSEEYLRKPNNEDIARLLAHGEHPGFPDMLGSIDCMHWKWKNCPSTWKCQYCGHIREPTIILEAIASYDLWIWHAFFGLPGSDNDINVLE from the exons ATGGCTCAAATTAACGCACTTCATCAAAGTGGTATAACCGAAGAAGATaag attatcaATGCGAAGGCTTTGTATTTAGAGAAGCACAAGAAACCCTTTCTTCTTGACCATTGTTGGCTCATGTTAAAGGACCAACCAAAGTTTGCCGATCTTAACAATGCTAGATCGAGATCATCCGTGCCTCCAACTTCAGAGGCAATATCTATTAGTGAAGGGGATTGTGGGTCTGGACTTGGTGACACTTCTAATTTTGAGAGACCTATTGGTAGGAAGGCCGAAAAGGCCATCCGAAAGAACAAAGCCACCGGAAAAGATGTAGGGGaatatttgaacaaaaaattgaaattgattgagGAT GTTGCATCCATGAATCACTTTTTGTTTCGCAAGTTCCTTCTTGTTGACTCAAATGAAGATGAGATAATCAAAGAACTTGTTATGGAAGCATCACAACCTAAGCGTTGTCGTCGTTCTATCCAACGTAATCATTTGGTAGGCCATGAGAGgctttttcttgattattttgcTCCCACACCAATATATCCACCCGCTTTATTTCGTAGGAGATTTCGGATGAAgcgttctctttttcttcgtaTTCAATCTCAAGTTGAAGCTCATGACTCTTATTttgtccaaaaaagaaatagtacCAACAAACTTGGTTTATCTTCATTACAAAAGGTAACTGCTGCACTTAGAATGCTTGCGTATGGAGTATCGAGTGATTTGATAGATGAATATGTGCGGATTAGAGAAACTACTgcattaaaaagttttaaaaaatttgttactgCGGTAATTGATGTTTTCTCTGAAGAATACTTGAGAAAGCCAAACAATGAAGACATTGCTAGACTGTTAGCTCATGGCGAACATCCAGGTTTTCCAGATATGTTAGGTTCAATTGATTGCATGCATTGGAAGTGGAAAAATTGTCCATCTACATGGAAATGTCAATATTGTGGTCATATCCGTGAGCCTACTATTATTTTGGAGGCAATAGCATCATATGATCTTTGGATATGGCATGCATTTTTTGGATTACCTGGATCAgataatgatattaatgtatTAGAGTGA